One Burkholderia pyrrocinia DNA segment encodes these proteins:
- a CDS encoding NAD(P)/FAD-dependent oxidoreductase, with protein MKQERLSVDVAIVGAGPAGLSAARAAAKSGATVAIVDDNPRAGGQIWRQSAAATPTPAAAERLAVLQQPNVTHLAATRIVAETQPGTLLLEDDERGLLLDFRTLILCCGARELLLPFPGWTLPGVTGAGGLQALIKYGLDVRGQRTVIAGSGPLLLASAATARQAGARVSHVLEQAAWGDVAGFGAGLWRWPSKLAQAAKLVLAAYRPDAHVVEAFGDKRLERVRIRLGDREFDVDCDRLACGFGLVPNTVLPSHLGCRIENGAVAVDAHQRTSRDGYFAAGECTGVGGSELAMVEGEIAGHAATGQTAPLAALVARRAHWQAFADAVRERFAIREPIRRLARPDTLLCRCEDVRFDAVAREPGWTAAKLQSRCGMGACQGRVCGAAAQTLFGWTPPVPRTPLVPARVGTLMLDGTASCDGA; from the coding sequence ATGAAACAGGAACGACTGAGCGTCGACGTCGCGATCGTCGGGGCTGGCCCGGCCGGGCTGTCGGCGGCGCGGGCCGCCGCAAAAAGCGGTGCAACGGTTGCAATCGTCGACGACAACCCGCGCGCGGGCGGGCAGATCTGGCGGCAAAGCGCAGCGGCCACGCCGACGCCGGCTGCCGCCGAACGCCTCGCCGTACTGCAGCAGCCGAACGTCACGCACCTTGCAGCGACGCGCATCGTCGCCGAAACGCAGCCGGGCACGCTGCTGCTCGAGGACGACGAACGCGGGCTGCTGCTCGATTTCCGGACGCTGATTCTCTGCTGCGGCGCACGCGAGCTGCTGCTGCCGTTCCCGGGCTGGACCCTGCCGGGCGTCACCGGCGCAGGCGGCTTGCAGGCGCTGATCAAGTACGGCCTCGACGTGCGCGGGCAGCGCACGGTGATCGCGGGCAGCGGGCCGCTGCTGCTGGCGAGTGCGGCGACGGCCCGTCAGGCCGGCGCGCGCGTGTCGCACGTGCTCGAACAGGCCGCGTGGGGCGACGTGGCCGGCTTCGGCGCGGGGCTGTGGCGCTGGCCGTCGAAGCTCGCGCAGGCCGCGAAGCTCGTCTTGGCCGCCTATCGGCCCGATGCGCACGTCGTCGAGGCGTTCGGCGACAAGCGGCTCGAACGCGTGCGGATCCGCCTCGGCGATCGCGAGTTCGACGTCGACTGCGACCGGCTCGCGTGCGGCTTCGGCCTCGTGCCGAACACCGTGCTGCCGAGCCATCTCGGCTGCCGGATCGAGAACGGCGCGGTGGCGGTCGATGCGCACCAGCGTACGAGCCGCGACGGGTACTTCGCGGCCGGCGAGTGCACGGGCGTCGGCGGCAGCGAGCTGGCGATGGTCGAAGGCGAAATCGCCGGTCATGCGGCGACCGGGCAGACGGCGCCGTTGGCCGCGCTCGTCGCTCGTCGCGCGCACTGGCAGGCTTTTGCCGATGCCGTACGCGAGCGTTTCGCGATCCGCGAACCGATCCGTCGGCTCGCGCGGCCCGATACGCTGCTGTGCCGCTGCGAGGATGTGCGCTTCGACGCGGTCGCACGCGAGCCGGGCTGGACGGCCGCGAAGCTGCAGTCGCGCTGCGGGATGGGCGCGTGCCAGGGCCGCGTGTGCGGCGCGGCCGCGCAGACGCTGTTCGGCTGGACGCCGCCCGTGCCGCGCACGCCGCTCGTGCCCGCGCGGGTCGGCACGCTGATGCTCGACGGCACGGCATCCTGCGACGGCGCGTGA
- a CDS encoding 2Fe-2S iron-sulfur cluster-binding protein yields the protein MIIHLDGRALTVADGATVAAAVAASGDDTTRVSCTGAARAPFCGMGICQECRMTIDGRRRLACQTLCRDGMQVERTR from the coding sequence ATGATCATTCATCTGGACGGCCGCGCGCTGACGGTGGCCGACGGCGCGACCGTCGCGGCCGCCGTCGCGGCGAGCGGCGACGACACGACGCGCGTGTCGTGCACGGGCGCGGCGCGTGCGCCGTTTTGCGGAATGGGCATCTGCCAGGAGTGCCGGATGACGATCGACGGCCGCCGCCGGCTGGCTTGCCAGACGCTGTGCCGCGACGGGATGCAGGTGGAGCGGACGCGATGA